The Primulina tabacum isolate GXHZ01 chromosome 1, ASM2559414v2, whole genome shotgun sequence genome contains the following window.
TTAGGTAAATTACTCTTACTATTTTTTCTGCACATAGATTCCCTGAGATTGTTctaagaattttatattgaagATTACCTATTGGTTTATCGCATATATCAATGTCAATAGTTGAATCCATTCCTTCTTtaaaagtagcttttatcataattGGATTGCTCTGATATGAATCCAATATCTTCATCTCAAATGACAATCTGTTTTGGTTAAATAATTTTTGTTCActtattttgttttcaaaacAAACAGTCGTTTCGCAACCTCCGTGAAATATTGGTGCATGTTTTCTTGTGTACATATTTTTCACCCCTTTGGCAATTCATGAATATATTATTTCCAATCCAATCCCTGAAAACTAACAGTTCTTTGATTATTGTCAAGTGCCAGATTGGTGGGAGTGTTATATCATGCCTTAGCGAGACATTCATCTTCGGTCTTCGACCAATGCTTTCATGTGATGCTTTCACCCTATCTTTAGCTTGAGCAAGAAAATTATTCCATTTCCATCTTGTGTTAGAAGACGTGGCTTCAAAAATATGAGGAGGAGCTTCAATGAGATTTTGGATAATTGAATCTGATCGaacataaatttcgaattttgctCGTCGGTGAATTGAGGTTCGGAAAGAGCTATCGAGAATTGAAAATTGAATTGAGAAAAGTTTAGTGAAGAAATATTGAGATCATCATTACTCCATGAATCTCTTTTTGTATTTGTATTGAAAATGAAGAGTTTTGGGTTCCGTTTAGACAAGCATTTTAAAAacgtttttaatattttataagtgaaaaaaaaaattaaaatatatatttggataagattttagttaaaagcttttgaaaaatattttaaaaatttgttctCTGTGTATAGTTTTTAAATAACAATTGAGATATGTATTTTTTAGAATAACTAAAAAACTCATCAAATCAAAaagtatttttatataattattattcaaacacatatttattattaaaacaacatttaaaacatattataattttttttatacacttttatgaaatttttttataagtaTTTGTACAAACAGAGCACTGATTTTTGGAATGAAAGTagaagaaattttattttttaaaaggtACAATGAGATTAATTTACAAGAGTATAGTTGGATTTCAAGAATACGGCCGTTGGATtacaattatatatttttcagaataaaaaaaaatattttttctctgaatatttcttattttttaatgattatttaaagattttttatattttattataatttctaaagGATGTGATTGATGTTGACGATTAATCCGCAACGAACATTATCCTTTGTTTAATCTTTGTATTTTATGAAGGTcattttaccaaatttttttttaaaaatttcaaaaataaaaaaaaaatgtttgataATGTCATTCTTCAAATTATCccataattaataatataaaatataatgtatACCCGGAATTGACCGCATGTTctcctaaaaataaaaataaaaatttacagcATGTTAGAGCAACTATTAAACACATGGAAAAATTGGAATTACATAGTATGTATTTCTAAATTTATTAATGTGTTTGTCAAATATGAAAAGGAATTTCCCGTAAAGATATTAATAATGgaggaaaaaaaatatgtaacttgcattttaattattttaaatgaagaCAATACATAGTTTTCTAAATGTTACTCACAAGTCAGGAATGAAAATAATATCTATAAtttcatttctatttaaatttatttaacaaaataaattgttttgcaaaaagaaattaaattcACGGTCTATCTTCTAAGTACATAGCAATGAGAAATTAACTAGAACTAACAAAATCAACATTAATTCATATCGCAAGTACAATGCAAGGACGAGTGGAGAAGTAGAGTTAGATGTAATGTTAACTAAATCGTTATAAATCAATTCATTTGATTCCCGTTGAAAGAGCCACACCAAGAATTAATGTGTAATGACGGTGATTCTACACAGTTCTTCCTTCCGAGTCATTGTTTCTTTCTGTTATTTCGAAAGTAGCTGCTTCAGCTTCAGCCACTCGAATTTGAAAATCACTATAAATAAACTCTTATAAATATTACACTTGTAAATGAAAAATTcatcaataattttttaaacatCTGCAAACACGAGATTCACTTGGATTGACACTTTGTTATTCTTTAGaggaaaaaaaaacttttaagcCAGAAATTattcattataattatataacaAGAAGAATTGGAACAAGTTCCATGAATCCTTTCAAGTGTTATAAATAGTATATAAATATTGTCCATCCAAATCCTGAATTCATAGAAACATGGAACAAGAATCTCTATAGGCAGCTTTCAACCAGAGAATCGATCAATTTTACATGCAAGATCACAACGCCGTCGCTATGCCAGGATCGCCTGAAGTCATCGTAAAAATCCATGGCGGTGATCCACCCGCCACCACCACACCGCCCTCCAATAGGTCCCCAAATGCAACCAGCTCTTTGCAACAAAGGGAATTCATTTTTCACGATGATCCCCCGTCCAAGATGATTGGGCAGTTCTTGAATCAACAGAAGGCTTCTGGTGGAGAAATGGCGCTGGACATGGATATGGAAATGGATGAGTTGCGCCATGATCAAGTAAATCATCAGAATTTTTCTCCTGTCAATTCCAATCAGAATAATTATGTTGAGAATAATAGCAGTTCTCCGACGTCCAAGGAGCTGAGCTTCTCTTTCCAAGCTCCACAATCTAGTGGTAGCAATGTAGTTGATATAGGGGCCTACGAACAGAAAAACTTTAGAAAAAGCAACGGACCCTCCTCCGATGAGGATGAGAGTCAGAAAAGGGTTCATAACAGGAAGAGATTGTCAAATGTGGAGAAAAATGTTGATGTCAATAATAATGCAGGTGGTGAGGATTGTCGGCTTTCGAGGCGCGCCTCAATTCAGAGGAGGTTTAGTAATTTAGGTAGGTTGGAGACCAACTCTAGGCTGATGAACCCACATGAGATTCCCGACAGAAGGTCTGGTATGATCAAATCTGGCCAAATCCGATCAGGGAAGTTAGATATCCCTGTGGAAGATGAAGATGATGATCCATTGTTCGGTGAAGATCTCCCCGAGGACTATAATAAAGCTAAGTTTGATGCCTTAACTATTGCACAGTGGCTTAGTCTAATTCTCCTCGTTTCCGCTTTGGTATGTACCCTCGCGGTTTCCAAATGGAAGAGAAAGAAAATGAGGGGATTGAGTTTGTGGAAGTGGGAGGTGCTAGTTCTTGTTCTCATTTGTGGGAGATTGGTGTCTGGTTGGGGGATAAGGATTGTCGTTTTCTTCATCGAGAGAAACTTTTTTATGAGGAAAAGAATTCTGTACTTCGTGTATGGAGTGAGGAAAGCTGTCCAGAACTGCATTTGGTTGGGGTTGGTTTTGATTTCTTGGCATTACATGCTTGACCAGAAGATCGAGAAGGACAACAAGTTTCTTCTGTATGTAAACAAGTTGATGGTATGCTTGCTTTTGGGGACGTTGTTGTGGCTGGTGAAGACCCTCATGGTTAAAGTCCTTGCTTCTTCGTTTCATGTCAGCACGTTCTTCAATCGTATTCAAGAATCATTGTttaatcaatatgtcatcgagaCACTGTCAGGACCTCCACTTATCGAGATACAGAATCATCAGGAAGAAGAAGATAGGACTTTGGTTGAGGTGTGGAGGCATCACAATGCCGGAGCCACATTGCCACCTGATTTGAGGCCACCAGTTTTACAACCTATGAAGATTGAAAAGTTCACAGGCAACATACCTGAAGGTTTGCCTCCAAAACCGACAAAGGGAGCAGGCGACAAGATTTCTGGAACACTGCCTAGAAACCAAGATGATCAAGGCATATCAATTGATCACTTGCACAGATTAAACAATAAGAACATCTCTGCATGGAATATGAAAAGATTAATAAACACAGTCAAGAATGGGGTTCTGTCCACCCTGGATGAGCAAGTGATGGATAACTCACGAGGTGATGAGGCTACAACCCAGATCAGGAGTGAATGTGAGGCCAAGGTGGCagcccgaaaaatatttcagaatGTAGCTAAGCCTAAGGCCAAGTAAGTCATGGGGAAGAAATGGTATTTTCTTTTAGATCAATTAATTATAGGACAACATGATATAACCACATCTATTTATCCTCAATTTGAGCTTCAGCTCATCATAggacaaaaatatattttattttacattCTGGCAGGTTTATCTACCTTAACGATCTGATGAGGTTCATGCGAGAAGAAGAGGCTTTAAAAACCTTGAATGTCGTGGAAGGATCAACTGAAAGCGAAAAAATAAGCAAAGCATCTCTTAAAAATTGGGTGGTATGAGTTATGCAGCTGACCAAAAATTGGGaacaataaaattttattggtgTTCTTTAAGGTTGTGCTAAATGATTTAGGTAGCTGTTGATATCTATATGCATGCCTCATTCGTGCAGGTCAATGCGTTTAGAGAAAGAAAAGCTCTTGCCCTGACACTAAATGATGCGAAAACAGCAGTCAAAAAGCTTCATCAGATGGTAAACGCCATAATGGGTATCACCATATTCATCATTTGGTTAGTCATTCTTGAAGTTGCTACTAGCAAGTTTCTGCTCTTCCTTAGCTCTCAGATTGTGGTAGTTGCATTTGTATTTGGAAACACTTGCAAGATAGTATTTGAAGCTGTCATATTTGTATTCGTCATGCATCCTTTTGATGTTGGGGATCGGTGTGAGGTTGATGGAGTTCAGGTACCACAATAAAACTTCTAGTACTTAATTATTTTGCTTCCACATTAAATATTcaaaaaccaaaatatttttgtaaattttcAGATGATTGTTGAAGAAATGAACATCTTGACTACAATCTTCTTGAGATTCGACAATCAGAAGATATTATATCCAAATGTAACTCTCGCCACTAGGCCCATCAGCAACTTCTACCGCAGTCCAGATATGGGCGACTCAGTTGAATTTGCAGTCCATCTTGCTACACCAGCAGAGAAGATAGCCTTGATCAAGCAAAGAATCACAAGGTACATTCTATAATATTGTTCCAACTTCTGCAATGTGGATACTATCTATTTTCTAGTTTCCATATTGGATTACATTAATTTGTTGACTGGCATGTACTGCAGTTACATCGAGAACAAGAGCGAATACTGGTATCCTTCGCCCTCTGTAGTCTTAATGAATCTAGAAGATTTGAACAGATTGAAAATGTCTGTATGGCTGAGGCACCGAATGAACCACCAGAACATGGGAGAGAGGTGGAAAAGGAGAGCCCTTTTAGTGGAAGAGATGGTCAGAATTTTTAAAGAGCTGGACATAGAGTATCGTTTGTATCCCCTCGATATCAACATTCGTGCAATGCCACCTCTCAACTCTACCCGGATCCATTCGGCCTGGCCTCCGCCTCTGCCTGAGTGATTGAGTTCAAAAATTTCAGGTGTAAGTTATCTTTTTGTAAAGTATCCATTGTaaatcaccagagcctcaattTCTTTAGGCAGCTGGTATATAATATTTGGGGAGTTGAGTGTAGCATTGAGATTGATGCTCCTTTCTCCTCATTGGAAGAAATCGTTTCTTAGTTTTTGTTGTACAAGTTATAGTGAACAATAAACACATTTATGAATGGTAAACAAACTTATTATACAGTCGTCACATACGTATTGCTAATTTTAAGatttcatttatattttaagTACTTCATCATTGTGctatacttttttttttctttttcttactaCGATTCAACCCTcggtttttacttttcagtgtGTACTGAGTAAACTCATGGATTAACACAATAGTCTGCAAAATACGCTAATCAAATAAACTACAATTGGCAGAACCTTATGCGATAGGCTCTCCTGAGAAAGTGTTGGTACCCCTGATCATTGATCAAGTATTCATCCACTCCACCGACTTGAACCCGGCATTGACTTGTACTTTTTGTGTTGCCAAAATCCTTATGTGGATACACAAACATATATAATGTGAAATTATTAAGCCATGAGTGTTGACTTAGTACGTAATGTTTAGtatcaaatttatatttatatattttttcttatttcctaacaaaaataaaatatataacttTTACATTTATATCCttgtatttatttagttttacaTAAAATTGTGATTAGTAAAAtggaaacaaaataaaaatttatatttacttTTATACCCTAATTATATTTACTCTTATGTTCTAACTAAAATATATAACTTTTACATTTATACCTTATATTTATGTAGTTTTACATAGAATAGTATATAATAGTAGAGCAAAGATTTAAATTGACAATCGtagatttttctttttattcacATTTTTAGATAGGTAGGAAATTTAGATTGGTAGGTAATAAAGATAAGATTAATATATATCCctatatttatttagttttatgtAGAATAATGCATAATAACAGGGCAAAATC
Protein-coding sequences here:
- the LOC142540921 gene encoding mechanosensitive ion channel protein 6-like; this translates as MQDHNAVAMPGSPEVIVKIHGGDPPATTTPPSNRSPNATSSLQQREFIFHDDPPSKMIGQFLNQQKASGGEMALDMDMEMDELRHDQVNHQNFSPVNSNQNNYVENNSSSPTSKELSFSFQAPQSSGSNVVDIGAYEQKNFRKSNGPSSDEDESQKRVHNRKRLSNVEKNVDVNNNAGGEDCRLSRRASIQRRFSNLGRLETNSRLMNPHEIPDRRSGMIKSGQIRSGKLDIPVEDEDDDPLFGEDLPEDYNKAKFDALTIAQWLSLILLVSALVCTLAVSKWKRKKMRGLSLWKWEVLVLVLICGRLVSGWGIRIVVFFIERNFFMRKRILYFVYGVRKAVQNCIWLGLVLISWHYMLDQKIEKDNKFLLYVNKLMVCLLLGTLLWLVKTLMVKVLASSFHVSTFFNRIQESLFNQYVIETLSGPPLIEIQNHQEEEDRTLVEVWRHHNAGATLPPDLRPPVLQPMKIEKFTGNIPEGLPPKPTKGAGDKISGTLPRNQDDQGISIDHLHRLNNKNISAWNMKRLINTVKNGVLSTLDEQVMDNSRGDEATTQIRSECEAKVAARKIFQNVAKPKAKFIYLNDLMRFMREEEALKTLNVVEGSTESEKISKASLKNWVVNAFRERKALALTLNDAKTAVKKLHQMVNAIMGITIFIIWLVILEVATSKFLLFLSSQIVVVAFVFGNTCKIVFEAVIFVFVMHPFDVGDRCEVDGVQMIVEEMNILTTIFLRFDNQKILYPNVTLATRPISNFYRSPDMGDSVEFAVHLATPAEKIALIKQRITSYIENKSEYWYPSPSVVLMNLEDLNRLKMSVWLRHRMNHQNMGERWKRRALLVEEMVRIFKELDIEYRLYPLDINIRAMPPLNSTRIHSAWPPPLPE